In Rhodothermales bacterium, the following are encoded in one genomic region:
- a CDS encoding deoxyhypusine synthase family protein, with protein MHISIADFLEHHYRHFNAAALVDAAKGYVDHIDKGGAMMVTLAGAMSTAEMGLSLAEMIRKDLVHLITCTGANLEEDLFNLVAHDFYVRIPNYRDLTPADEEKLLSRHLNRVTDTCIPEEEAIRRLEKAVLKEWQDADRSGQRYFPHEFMYRVIRNGSLKPYYQIDPADSWLVAAAEKNLPIIVPGWEDSTLGNIYAAHCIQGDVRNVHTVRSGIEYMMMLAGIYEQETSKRSIGFFQIGGGIAGDFPICVVPMLHQDLLRTEVPLWGYFCQISDSTTSYGSYSGAVPNEKITWGKLSADTPKYVIESDATIVAPLIFAYVLERSKVAAAAGAAVSA; from the coding sequence ATGCACATTTCCATAGCCGATTTTCTGGAGCATCATTATCGCCACTTTAACGCCGCGGCGCTCGTCGATGCGGCGAAGGGGTATGTCGATCATATCGATAAAGGCGGAGCGATGATGGTTACCCTTGCCGGCGCGATGAGCACCGCCGAGATGGGCCTCTCGCTCGCCGAGATGATCCGGAAGGACCTCGTCCACCTCATCACCTGCACGGGCGCCAACCTCGAGGAGGACCTGTTCAACCTGGTCGCGCACGACTTCTACGTCCGTATCCCGAACTACCGCGACCTCACGCCGGCGGACGAGGAGAAGCTCCTCAGCCGGCACCTCAACCGCGTCACGGATACCTGCATCCCGGAAGAAGAGGCCATTCGCCGGCTTGAAAAAGCCGTGCTCAAGGAATGGCAGGACGCCGACCGCAGCGGCCAGCGCTACTTCCCGCACGAGTTCATGTACCGGGTCATCCGGAACGGCTCGCTCAAGCCGTATTACCAGATCGACCCAGCCGACAGCTGGCTCGTGGCGGCGGCCGAGAAAAATCTTCCGATCATCGTGCCCGGTTGGGAGGATTCGACCCTCGGCAACATCTACGCGGCCCACTGCATCCAGGGGGATGTCCGGAACGTGCACACGGTGCGGTCGGGAATCGAATACATGATGATGCTCGCCGGCATCTACGAGCAGGAGACCAGCAAACGCTCGATCGGCTTTTTCCAGATCGGCGGCGGCATTGCCGGCGACTTCCCGATCTGCGTCGTCCCGATGCTGCATCAGGACTTGCTCCGCACCGAGGTCCCGCTCTGGGGGTATTTCTGCCAGATCAGCGACTCCACCACCAGCTACGGTTCCTACTCGGGCGCCGTCCCGAACGAAAAGATCACCTGGGGGAAACTCAGCGCGGACACTCCGAAGTATGTGATCGAATCCGACGCGACGATCGTTGCGCCATTGATTTTTGCGTACGTCTTGGAGCGCTCGAAGGTGGCGGCGGCAGCCGGCGCGGCCGTATCGGCCTGA
- the speA gene encoding biosynthetic arginine decarboxylase, translating to MGNKASVDTLGQDVVEEATWTPKDAEEMYHLNFWSDDFFHVNDNGSVGVRPVQGSKQSVDLKKVVKELERRGTRFPVVVRFQDILHARVVRINEAFIDACKELGYKNRYNCIYPIKVNQLHEVVEEILDAGKPYGLGLECGSKAELVAALAHLEDDKTLLICNGYKDDVMLRMILSAQKLGKQVIPVIEKYTEFTRLLKLAEEMGLRPRMGVRVRLSTPGVGKWAESGGERSKFGITIPELVRAVEELKGRGLADSLQLLHFHLGSQLTDIQTLKKAIKEFTQIYVQLWQREIEVKYLDIGGGLGVNYGLGYGTTTDSINYTLIEYARSAVYAVQEVCDSTNTPHPIILSESGRALSAHHSVLVVDILGCHRKEGMDPDFKPGKGDHAIIREMDEIWRIALADKKQRLPVLLEAYHDAVEKRLQSESLFSFGYLPIEQKAIAEKLYWSICYTINEKVKQSNAEWLPDELTHLDDVLIDQYQCDFSVFQSMLDYWAIGQCFPVMPIHRLDERPDRRAILVDLTCDSDGKVCTFISPYEDKDYLEVHDLKNEEAYYLGFFMMGAYQDIMGDMHNLFGRVSEVHVYASEEEPEGFYIEKVIPGASVEEMLAQVQYFPNDLLRRMNKLVREKVQSGVIQPSAGYAMLEEYEQIMKETTYFRNT from the coding sequence TTGGGAAACAAAGCATCTGTTGATACCCTCGGCCAGGACGTCGTGGAGGAAGCCACCTGGACGCCGAAAGACGCCGAGGAGATGTATCACCTGAACTTCTGGTCGGACGACTTCTTTCACGTCAACGACAATGGAAGCGTCGGCGTGCGGCCCGTACAGGGCAGCAAGCAGTCGGTAGATCTCAAGAAGGTGGTCAAGGAACTGGAACGCCGGGGCACCCGCTTCCCGGTGGTCGTCCGGTTTCAGGACATCCTGCATGCGCGGGTGGTCCGGATCAACGAGGCGTTTATCGACGCCTGCAAGGAACTGGGCTACAAAAACCGCTACAACTGCATCTATCCCATCAAGGTGAACCAGCTCCACGAGGTGGTGGAGGAGATCCTGGACGCCGGCAAACCCTACGGCCTCGGCCTCGAGTGCGGCTCTAAAGCCGAACTGGTCGCCGCGCTGGCGCACCTGGAGGACGACAAGACGCTGCTCATCTGCAATGGCTATAAGGATGATGTGATGCTACGCATGATCCTCTCCGCGCAAAAGCTCGGCAAGCAGGTCATCCCCGTCATTGAGAAATACACCGAGTTCACGCGCCTCCTCAAGCTCGCCGAGGAAATGGGCCTGCGGCCGCGTATGGGCGTCCGCGTGCGGCTCTCCACGCCCGGCGTAGGCAAATGGGCGGAGTCCGGCGGCGAACGATCCAAGTTCGGCATCACCATCCCCGAGCTCGTCCGCGCCGTGGAAGAACTGAAGGGCCGCGGGCTCGCGGATTCTCTCCAGTTGCTCCATTTCCACCTCGGAAGCCAGCTCACGGACATCCAGACCCTCAAAAAGGCGATCAAGGAATTTACCCAGATCTACGTCCAGCTCTGGCAACGCGAAATCGAGGTGAAGTACCTGGACATCGGCGGCGGCCTGGGTGTCAACTACGGCCTGGGGTACGGCACAACCACCGACAGCATCAACTATACCCTGATCGAATACGCGCGCAGCGCCGTGTATGCCGTTCAGGAAGTGTGCGATTCCACCAATACCCCGCACCCGATCATTCTCTCCGAGAGCGGTCGCGCGCTGTCCGCGCACCATTCCGTCCTGGTTGTGGATATCCTCGGCTGTCATCGTAAGGAGGGCATGGACCCCGACTTCAAGCCGGGCAAAGGCGATCACGCCATCATCCGCGAGATGGACGAGATCTGGCGCATCGCATTGGCCGACAAGAAACAGCGCCTGCCGGTCCTGCTCGAAGCCTACCACGACGCCGTCGAGAAACGGCTCCAGTCCGAGTCCCTCTTCTCGTTTGGCTACCTGCCCATCGAGCAGAAGGCCATCGCCGAAAAGCTGTACTGGAGCATCTGCTACACGATCAACGAAAAGGTGAAGCAGAGCAACGCGGAATGGCTGCCGGATGAACTGACGCATCTGGACGATGTGTTGATCGACCAGTACCAGTGCGACTTTTCCGTTTTCCAGTCGATGCTCGACTACTGGGCCATCGGCCAGTGTTTCCCCGTGATGCCCATCCACCGGCTCGACGAGCGCCCGGACCGGCGCGCGATCCTCGTGGACCTCACGTGCGACTCCGACGGCAAAGTCTGCACCTTCATCTCCCCCTACGAAGACAAGGACTATCTGGAGGTGCACGACCTCAAGAACGAGGAGGCCTACTACCTCGGCTTCTTTATGATGGGCGCCTACCAGGACATCATGGGAGACATGCACAACCTGTTCGGACGCGTCTCCGAGGTGCACGTCTACGCCAGCGAGGAAGAGCCCGAAGGATTTTATATCGAGAAAGTGATCCCGGGCGCAAGCGTCGAAGAGATGCTCGCCCAGGTGCAGTATTTCCCCAACGATCTGCTCCGGCGCATGAACAAGCTCGTGCGGGAGAAGGTGCAGTCCGGCGTCATCCAGCCCAGCGCCGGCTACGCGATGCTCGAGGAGTACGAGCAGATTATGAAGGAGACCACCTATTTCAGAAACACGTGA
- a CDS encoding PQQ-dependent sugar dehydrogenase, producing MSQFARFIWLFIVVSIAGLTSSAQPAPAGAAGYTIQPFASGLDSPWGMAFLPDGRLLVTERIGTLRIVATDGTVSAPVEGVPEVCACGQGGLLDVQLHPHYQQNGWIYISYSDKKMNAAGEATGFTALMRARLSGNALIDQQMVYTAPEDVYSTREHHFGSRITFDDAGYLFFSIGDRGVMEDAQRLDVPNGKIHRLHDDGRVPADNPFVGQAGAVATIWSYGHRNPQGLQWNDGALWNTEHGPQGGDELNLVRKGLNFGWPAITYGINYNNEIISEFTEKEGMEQPATHWTPSIATCGIDFYDGAAFPGWSGDLFVTSLKFGELHRVEIDGTTVVNREVVLKTDGRLRDVETGPDGYLYIAIEGMPTSIVRLVPAGS from the coding sequence ATGTCTCAATTTGCCCGCTTTATCTGGCTCTTTATCGTCGTTTCCATCGCCGGCCTGACTTCGAGCGCCCAGCCAGCACCCGCCGGCGCCGCCGGCTACACGATCCAGCCCTTCGCCTCCGGCCTCGATAGCCCGTGGGGCATGGCGTTCCTGCCGGATGGCCGGCTGCTCGTGACCGAGCGTATCGGCACCTTACGCATCGTCGCCACCGACGGCACCGTCTCAGCGCCCGTCGAAGGCGTGCCGGAAGTCTGCGCCTGCGGCCAGGGCGGGTTGCTGGACGTTCAACTGCATCCGCACTATCAGCAGAATGGCTGGATCTACATCAGCTACTCCGACAAAAAGATGAACGCGGCCGGCGAGGCCACGGGCTTCACGGCCCTCATGCGCGCCCGCCTCTCCGGGAACGCGCTGATTGACCAGCAGATGGTCTACACGGCGCCTGAAGACGTGTACAGCACGCGCGAGCACCATTTCGGCTCGCGGATCACGTTCGACGACGCTGGCTACCTCTTTTTCTCGATCGGCGACCGTGGCGTCATGGAAGATGCCCAGCGGCTGGATGTCCCGAATGGCAAGATCCACCGCCTGCACGACGACGGGCGCGTGCCGGCCGACAATCCCTTTGTCGGCCAGGCCGGCGCCGTGGCGACGATCTGGTCGTACGGCCACCGTAACCCGCAGGGCTTGCAATGGAACGACGGCGCCCTCTGGAATACCGAACACGGTCCGCAGGGCGGCGACGAGCTGAACCTGGTGCGCAAAGGCCTCAACTTCGGCTGGCCGGCGATCACGTACGGCATCAACTACAACAACGAGATCATCAGCGAATTTACCGAAAAAGAGGGCATGGAGCAGCCGGCGACCCACTGGACGCCGTCGATCGCCACCTGCGGCATCGACTTCTACGACGGGGCCGCGTTTCCAGGTTGGAGCGGCGACCTGTTCGTGACGTCGCTCAAGTTCGGCGAACTCCACCGCGTTGAGATCGACGGCACAACCGTCGTCAATCGGGAAGTGGTGCTCAAAACCGACGGCCGGCTGCGCGACGTTGAAACGGGTCCCGATGGCTACCTTTACATTGCTATCGAGGGCATGCCGACGAGCATCGTCCGTCTCGTGCCGGCCGGGAGTTGA
- a CDS encoding carbon-nitrogen hydrolase gives MANEQVTLGVVQMRCSADPDDNLRRALQMSGEAADRGAQIVCLPELFRSRYFCQNEDSAHFALAEPIPGPSSDAFAALAKEKGAVIVASLFEKRAVGLYHNTAVVVDDDRGMLGRYRKMHIPDDPRYYEKYYFTPGDLGFRSFETSRGPIGVLVCWDQWYPEAARLTALHGAEILFYPTAIGWHPEEKYSHGEKQHDAWEITQRAHAIANGCFVVAVNRTGFEPEPGAAAGQGIQFWGQSFVAAPDGSILARASQDDEEILIVNIDKQAIFDQRSGWPFLRDRRIDAYEAITRRYID, from the coding sequence ATGGCCAACGAACAGGTCACCCTCGGCGTCGTCCAGATGCGATGCTCGGCGGACCCGGATGACAACCTGCGCCGCGCCCTTCAGATGAGCGGCGAGGCGGCGGATCGTGGCGCACAGATCGTCTGCCTGCCCGAGTTGTTTCGCAGCCGGTATTTCTGCCAGAACGAGGACTCGGCGCATTTTGCGCTCGCCGAACCCATCCCGGGCCCGTCGTCCGACGCCTTTGCGGCTCTGGCGAAGGAGAAGGGTGCGGTGATCGTCGCCAGCCTGTTCGAAAAACGGGCGGTGGGCCTGTACCACAACACCGCTGTCGTCGTCGATGACGACCGGGGCATGCTCGGCCGTTACCGAAAGATGCACATCCCGGATGATCCGCGGTACTACGAAAAATACTACTTCACGCCCGGCGACCTCGGGTTTCGGAGCTTCGAAACCTCGCGCGGCCCTATCGGCGTGCTCGTCTGCTGGGATCAATGGTACCCCGAAGCGGCCCGCCTCACGGCATTACACGGCGCCGAGATCCTGTTTTACCCCACGGCCATTGGCTGGCACCCCGAGGAGAAATACTCTCACGGCGAAAAACAGCATGATGCCTGGGAGATCACCCAACGGGCCCACGCGATTGCCAACGGGTGTTTCGTGGTGGCGGTCAACCGGACCGGCTTCGAGCCGGAGCCTGGCGCCGCGGCCGGCCAGGGCATCCAGTTCTGGGGGCAGAGCTTCGTCGCGGCGCCGGACGGCTCCATCCTCGCACGTGCTTCGCAAGACGATGAGGAGATCTTGATCGTGAACATCGACAAGCAAGCCATTTTTGATCAGCGTTCCGGCTGGCCGTTCCTACGCGACCGCCGGATCGACGCGTACGAAGCAATTACCCGGCGGTATATCGACTAG
- a CDS encoding agmatine deiminase family protein, with amino-acid sequence MDILPSTLTPTPDSPAALGYHMPAEWAHQQGVWISWPHNPDTWPGFLPQVVTFYDELTRAISEVEEAHINVTGDSMRHDLERRFKDAIARGRVVLHDFPTDDAWCRDHGATIVAGPRGRAAIDWRYTAWGGKYPPYDQDDRIADQMATYLGLPIFRQEVTLEGGALEINSEGLLLTTASCVLNPNRNPGLTIPAANQLLVDTLGARDILWLEGEIAGDDTDGHIDNLARFVNDDTVFIEPRLGEASRAILRDYRTPMGGALTIVELPLPEPIERDGQSLPASYANFLIINELVLVPGYGEPEDGVACAMLQEHFPTRDVVAIDARAAIVGLGAIHCLTQQVPE; translated from the coding sequence ATGGACATACTACCTTCGACGCTCACGCCCACACCCGACTCGCCCGCCGCGCTCGGTTACCACATGCCGGCCGAGTGGGCGCATCAACAAGGCGTCTGGATCTCGTGGCCTCACAACCCGGACACCTGGCCCGGCTTTTTGCCGCAGGTCGTGACGTTTTATGACGAACTCACCCGCGCCATCAGCGAGGTGGAAGAGGCCCATATCAACGTCACCGGGGACTCCATGCGGCACGACCTCGAACGCCGTTTCAAGGACGCCATTGCCCGTGGACGGGTCGTTTTACACGATTTTCCGACCGACGATGCCTGGTGCCGCGACCACGGCGCGACGATCGTCGCCGGCCCCCGCGGCCGCGCGGCCATTGACTGGCGCTATACGGCCTGGGGCGGCAAATACCCGCCGTACGACCAGGATGACCGTATCGCCGATCAGATGGCCACCTACCTCGGCCTCCCCATTTTTCGGCAGGAGGTGACCCTCGAAGGGGGCGCGCTCGAAATCAACAGCGAGGGGCTACTGCTCACCACCGCCTCCTGCGTGCTGAATCCGAACCGCAACCCCGGCCTCACGATTCCCGCCGCCAATCAGCTGCTGGTGGATACCCTCGGCGCGCGGGACATCCTGTGGCTTGAAGGCGAGATCGCCGGCGACGACACGGATGGCCACATCGACAACCTGGCTCGCTTCGTGAACGACGACACAGTGTTTATCGAACCCCGCCTCGGTGAAGCCTCGCGCGCCATCCTGCGCGACTACCGCACCCCGATGGGCGGGGCACTCACGATCGTGGAACTCCCACTGCCCGAGCCGATCGAACGGGACGGGCAGTCCCTGCCGGCCAGCTACGCCAACTTCCTGATCATCAACGAATTGGTGCTGGTGCCCGGCTACGGCGAGCCCGAGGACGGAGTCGCCTGTGCCATGCTTCAGGAGCATTTCCCGACGCGCGACGTCGTAGCCATCGACGCCCGCGCCGCCATCGTCGGTCTCGGCGCCATCCACTGCCTCACGCAACAAGTGCCTGAATAG